One Thermococcus sp. LS1 genomic window carries:
- a CDS encoding aromatic amino acid transport family protein: MPVTDGTPRRKVTTSHGRYYAERLAAERRKKVTLIQNLRRRKATVALRTSTIKVEKARITKNEALAILVGTQIGAGVLGLPYAASKVGLIPALGVLFGVMLLMLATAFIVLKFSAEMGGAQMSTIANRTLGKAGGWLMYISIFIMSFGALLAYIAGMGSVFSSLFGISDTLGALIFWVLASLVVYHGLEASGKTELIMSYIMLALFIGVTLMLTPHAELENGLYTDLSGILSITGVAIFALGCHTIIPDVYKGLGSYEETKKVIVLAFLIPTAIYAVFMAAFLLAFGKSTPEIATQGLELLYGHVGKLIGNLIPLLAITTSYIGIALAQQSNNAEFVKLKKPIAWGLTVIPPAALYFAGVKNFADVLAFAGDTGDFLAFIVLPILIYLASKLRK, from the coding sequence ATGCCTGTCACTGATGGAACCCCCAGGAGAAAGGTCACCACCTCACACGGGAGGTATTATGCGGAGAGACTAGCTGCAGAGAGACGTAAAAAGGTCACCCTCATCCAGAACCTGAGGAGAAGAAAGGCCACAGTAGCTTTGAGAACCTCCACGATAAAGGTCGAAAAGGCACGCATCACAAAGAACGAGGCCCTGGCAATACTCGTGGGAACACAGATAGGGGCAGGGGTGCTTGGACTTCCCTATGCAGCCTCAAAAGTCGGCCTGATCCCAGCACTGGGCGTTCTCTTCGGAGTGATGCTTCTGATGCTGGCGACGGCATTCATAGTGCTGAAGTTCTCCGCCGAGATGGGCGGGGCGCAGATGAGCACCATAGCCAACAGAACCCTCGGAAAGGCAGGAGGCTGGCTCATGTACATCAGCATATTCATAATGAGCTTCGGCGCGCTCCTCGCTTACATAGCGGGAATGGGCAGCGTCTTTTCCAGCCTTTTTGGTATAAGCGACACGCTCGGAGCGCTCATATTCTGGGTTCTGGCATCGCTCGTAGTTTACCATGGACTCGAAGCCAGCGGAAAGACCGAGCTCATAATGAGCTACATAATGCTCGCCCTCTTCATCGGCGTTACCCTGATGCTCACTCCCCACGCAGAGCTCGAAAACGGCCTCTACACCGACCTCTCGGGAATACTCAGCATAACAGGCGTTGCCATCTTCGCCCTCGGCTGCCACACCATAATCCCCGACGTCTACAAGGGACTCGGAAGCTACGAAGAGACCAAAAAGGTCATTGTCCTAGCGTTCCTCATTCCAACGGCCATTTACGCTGTCTTTATGGCAGCATTCCTTCTCGCCTTTGGAAAGAGCACCCCGGAAATCGCCACTCAGGGGCTCGAGCTGCTCTACGGCCACGTTGGCAAGCTCATAGGCAACTTAATTCCATTGCTGGCCATAACCACGAGCTACATAGGCATCGCCCTGGCTCAGCAGAGCAACAACGCCGAGTTCGTGAAACTCAAGAAGCCGATAGCCTGGGGGCTGACGGTCATACCGCCAGCGGCACTCTACTTTGCAGGGGTCAAGAACTTCGCCGATGTGCTGGCCTTCGCCGGCGACACCGGTGATTTCCTGGCGTTCATAGTGCTGCCGATTCTCATTTACCTTGCCAGCAAGCTCAGGAAGTAA
- a CDS encoding immunoglobulin-like domain-containing protein produces the protein MKKAVPVLLVLLIIPVVHFMVSSPSGGDNGGTDGTPDVPDVVLKLDKTSYAPDETMVLTVVNNANSEATTGYAFQLYRLENGNWKEVNLDMAFIEIGIIIEQGKNWEQKIDLSKLNLEPGHYKIVKSVFVGNVTVKPEAEFDITGWGWQS, from the coding sequence ATGAAAAAGGCAGTCCCTGTACTACTGGTACTCCTGATAATCCCAGTGGTCCATTTCATGGTTTCCTCCCCCTCAGGAGGTGACAACGGCGGAACGGACGGAACTCCAGACGTTCCAGACGTCGTTCTGAAACTTGACAAGACGAGCTATGCCCCGGATGAGACTATGGTTCTAACAGTGGTCAACAACGCTAACTCGGAGGCAACAACTGGCTATGCATTCCAGCTTTACAGACTTGAGAATGGCAACTGGAAGGAGGTAAATCTTGACATGGCCTTCATAGAGATAGGCATCATCATTGAGCAGGGCAAGAACTGGGAGCAGAAGATAGACCTGTCTAAGCTCAACCTCGAGCCTGGACATTACAAAATAGTCAAGAGCGTCTTCGTGGGCAACGTGACGGTAAAGCCCGAGGCCGAGTTCGACATCACCGGCTGGGGGTGGCAGAGTTGA
- a CDS encoding TIGR02253 family HAD-type hydrolase has protein sequence MIRVVFFDLDDTLVDTSKLAEMARKNAIENMVRHGLPVDFETAYHELLELITEYGSNFGRHFDYLLRRLDLPNNPKWIAAGVIAYHNTKFAYLKSVKGARKVLLELKKDGFGLGVITDGDPIKQWEKILRLELDEYFDEVFISDYLGVKKPHRKIFEKALRKFNVEPHEALMVGDRLYSDIYGAKQVGMKTVWFKYGKYANRELDYLEYADFTIKSLEEVPEIVRGLNLEGKERADKEVHAD, from the coding sequence ATGATAAGGGTCGTGTTCTTTGACCTCGACGACACGCTCGTTGACACGAGCAAACTCGCTGAGATGGCTAGGAAAAACGCTATAGAGAATATGGTACGCCACGGGCTTCCCGTTGATTTCGAAACCGCTTATCATGAGCTCCTCGAGCTCATAACCGAGTACGGAAGCAACTTTGGGAGACATTTCGACTACCTTCTGAGGAGGCTTGACCTGCCGAACAATCCCAAGTGGATAGCCGCGGGGGTTATAGCGTATCACAACACCAAGTTCGCCTACCTCAAAAGCGTCAAGGGCGCTAGAAAAGTCCTCCTCGAGCTCAAGAAAGATGGCTTTGGCCTCGGGGTGATCACCGACGGCGACCCCATAAAGCAGTGGGAGAAGATACTCCGCCTCGAGCTCGATGAATACTTTGATGAGGTCTTTATATCCGACTATCTCGGCGTCAAGAAGCCCCACAGGAAGATATTTGAGAAGGCCCTGCGGAAGTTCAACGTCGAGCCTCACGAGGCGCTGATGGTTGGCGACAGGCTGTACTCGGACATTTACGGGGCGAAGCAGGTTGGCATGAAGACAGTATGGTTTAAATATGGGAAGTACGCCAACCGCGAGCTGGACTATCTGGAGTACGCGGACTTCACGATTAAGTCATTGGAGGAGGTTCCGGAGATAGTCAGGGGGCTGAACCTTGAAGGGAAAGAGCGTGCAGATAAGGAAGTTCATGCTGATTGA
- a CDS encoding DUF3783 domain-containing protein — MGGKVLLIGFNEDEAGKVMEALSGLDVFEVPEYCRDCVVGEIVDKAEKLSGSSYWHLRKFVIMHDVDNETLKGVIKAVRSLNLGRVIFATTTETSLTWKLEDLLNELMEEDEYFQAMKWARRQVSERKGPFLNLGKD; from the coding sequence ATGGGTGGAAAGGTTCTCCTCATTGGCTTTAATGAGGATGAGGCCGGAAAGGTAATGGAGGCCCTCAGCGGCCTGGACGTCTTTGAGGTTCCCGAGTACTGCCGGGACTGTGTCGTTGGAGAGATAGTTGATAAAGCCGAAAAGCTGAGCGGTTCGAGCTACTGGCATCTCAGAAAGTTTGTGATAATGCATGACGTTGACAACGAGACGCTGAAGGGGGTAATAAAAGCAGTTCGCTCCCTCAATCTCGGGAGGGTAATATTTGCCACCACGACGGAAACGTCCCTTACCTGGAAGCTCGAAGATTTGCTCAACGAGCTTATGGAGGAGGATGAGTACTTTCAGGCCATGAAGTGGGCTAGGAGACAGGTGAGTGAGAGGAAAGGCCCGTTCCTTAACCTCGGGAAGGATTAA
- a CDS encoding 4Fe-4S dicluster domain-containing protein — protein MSKKIFIDFKRCIACKACEVACEVINGEAKIRVFEFPDLTSVAFNCRHCEKAPCMEVCPVNALSKDDDGAVVLDPLKCIGCLMCAVACPFGVPKLDEANKIMDKCALCAGRRAKGLLPACVSACPTEALKYGDINDVLWAREGKIVANLKSSAKRGKGENALLVL, from the coding sequence ATGAGCAAGAAGATATTTATCGATTTCAAGCGCTGCATTGCCTGCAAAGCCTGTGAAGTAGCATGTGAAGTAATCAATGGCGAAGCAAAAATTAGGGTTTTTGAGTTCCCTGACTTGACCAGCGTCGCCTTCAATTGCCGCCACTGTGAAAAGGCTCCATGTATGGAAGTGTGTCCAGTTAACGCGCTCTCCAAGGACGATGATGGCGCAGTCGTTCTCGACCCCCTCAAGTGTATCGGCTGTCTCATGTGTGCAGTTGCATGTCCATTTGGTGTTCCAAAGCTAGATGAAGCTAACAAGATTATGGACAAGTGTGCGCTCTGTGCTGGGAGAAGGGCAAAAGGTCTTCTCCCTGCCTGTGTCTCAGCGTGTCCAACTGAGGCCCTCAAGTACGGCGACATAAACGATGTCCTCTGGGCCAGAGAAGGAAAAATAGTTGCGAACCTGAAGAGCTCAGCGAAGAGGGGAAAGGGAGAAAATGCTCTCCTCGTGCTCTGA
- the glyA gene encoding serine hydroxymethyltransferase, translating into MENGYKTYRDKVIEYLEAHEKWRSSTINLIASENVTSPSVNRAVSSGFMHKYAEGWPRQRYYQGCKYVDEVELIGVDLFCKLFGSDFADLRPISGTNANQAVFFGLTQPGDKAIVLHTSHGGHISHMPFGAAGMRGLEVHTWPFDNEEFNIDVDKAAQLIRELEPRIVVFGGSLFPFPHPVKELAPVAKEVGAYVMYDAAHVLGLIAGKQFQDPLREGVDVMTASTHKTFPGPQGGIILYKNFGDDVAKLQWAIFPGVLSNHHLHHMAGKVITAAEMLEFGEKYAAQIVKNAEALAEEGFKVIGEDKGYTESHQVIVDVSDLHEAAGGWAAPLLEEAGIILNKNLLPWDPLEKVNTPSGLRIGVQEMTRVGMLEDNMKDIAVFMRRVLIDKEDPKKVEKEVAEYRKEYQKVYYSFDHGLPMKE; encoded by the coding sequence ATGGAGAACGGCTACAAAACCTACAGGGACAAGGTTATTGAGTATCTGGAGGCCCACGAGAAGTGGAGGAGCTCAACCATAAACCTGATTGCGAGTGAGAACGTAACCTCCCCGAGCGTCAACCGCGCCGTTTCTAGCGGCTTCATGCACAAGTACGCCGAGGGCTGGCCCAGGCAGAGGTATTATCAGGGCTGTAAGTACGTTGATGAGGTCGAGCTCATCGGTGTTGACCTCTTCTGCAAGCTCTTTGGAAGCGACTTTGCTGACCTCAGACCTATATCCGGAACCAACGCCAACCAGGCAGTTTTCTTCGGTCTCACCCAGCCGGGAGACAAGGCTATCGTTCTGCACACTTCCCACGGTGGCCACATAAGCCACATGCCCTTCGGAGCCGCTGGAATGAGGGGCCTTGAAGTCCACACCTGGCCCTTTGACAACGAGGAGTTCAACATCGACGTTGACAAGGCCGCTCAGCTCATTCGTGAGCTCGAGCCAAGAATAGTCGTCTTCGGTGGTTCGCTCTTCCCGTTCCCACACCCGGTCAAGGAGCTCGCTCCGGTGGCTAAGGAAGTCGGTGCTTACGTCATGTACGACGCAGCCCACGTGCTCGGTCTCATTGCCGGAAAGCAGTTCCAGGACCCACTCAGGGAGGGCGTTGACGTCATGACCGCCTCGACCCACAAGACCTTCCCGGGACCGCAGGGCGGTATAATCCTCTACAAGAACTTCGGTGATGACGTCGCCAAGCTCCAGTGGGCCATCTTCCCGGGTGTCCTCAGCAACCACCACCTCCACCACATGGCCGGTAAGGTCATCACCGCCGCCGAGATGCTCGAGTTCGGTGAGAAGTACGCGGCCCAGATTGTCAAGAACGCCGAGGCCCTCGCCGAGGAGGGCTTCAAGGTCATCGGCGAGGACAAGGGCTACACCGAGAGCCACCAGGTCATAGTTGACGTCAGCGACCTGCACGAGGCCGCTGGCGGTTGGGCTGCGCCGCTCCTCGAGGAGGCAGGCATAATCCTCAACAAGAACCTCCTGCCGTGGGACCCGCTCGAGAAGGTCAACACCCCGAGCGGCCTCAGGATAGGCGTCCAGGAGATGACCAGAGTTGGAATGCTCGAGGACAACATGAAGGACATAGCGGTCTTCATGAGGCGCGTCCTCATCGACAAGGAGGATCCGAAGAAGGTCGAGAAGGAAGTTGCCGAGTACAGGAAGGAGTACCAGAAGGTCTACTACTCCTTCGACCACGGCCTCCCAATGAAGGAGTGA
- a CDS encoding ASCH domain-containing protein, with protein MKGKSVQIRKFMLIDSAYKSRILRGDKVTTIRYGDYEAKPGSEIYLVITPSDTAIAKVRITRVEKKKVKELTNEDARLDGFSDVRELVRELSKIYGGLYGDDEVTIIGFEVIKRFEDGIPLKWLKGLNYREPEEIARLYLENQEKVNLSRETDFILRRIYNEGLGRAVRTFGPKKVQQALLKAYHALYASGVI; from the coding sequence TTGAAGGGAAAGAGCGTGCAGATAAGGAAGTTCATGCTGATTGACAGCGCCTACAAATCAAGGATCCTCAGGGGAGACAAGGTCACGACGATAAGGTATGGGGACTACGAGGCCAAGCCTGGAAGCGAGATTTACCTAGTCATCACGCCAAGCGACACCGCCATAGCCAAGGTCAGGATAACCCGCGTCGAGAAAAAGAAAGTTAAGGAGCTCACCAACGAAGATGCTAGGCTCGACGGCTTTTCCGACGTCAGGGAACTCGTCAGGGAGCTGAGCAAAATCTACGGGGGGCTCTACGGTGATGACGAGGTTACGATAATAGGCTTTGAAGTCATCAAGCGCTTCGAGGACGGAATACCCCTCAAGTGGCTCAAGGGCCTCAATTACCGGGAACCGGAGGAGATAGCGAGACTCTACCTTGAAAATCAGGAGAAGGTCAACCTAAGCCGCGAAACTGACTTCATACTGCGCAGGATATACAACGAGGGCCTTGGAAGGGCCGTTAGAACCTTCGGACCGAAAAAAGTCCAGCAGGCGCTGCTCAAGGCCTATCATGCACTCTATGCCTCCGGGGTTATTTAA
- a CDS encoding immunoglobulin-like domain-containing protein has protein sequence MPIELGRGYLLYRWENGSWVRVRTGLIFTDDLIVLTPFRSWKQRITLKYLPENESIGDPRFYPNLPPGRYKVVKEICGWPRGCVNASMEFEIAD, from the coding sequence ATGCCAATTGAACTTGGCCGGGGATACCTCCTCTACCGCTGGGAGAACGGTAGCTGGGTTCGAGTTAGGACTGGGCTGATTTTTACAGATGACCTCATAGTCCTCACACCTTTCCGCTCATGGAAGCAGCGGATAACCCTGAAATACCTGCCTGAAAACGAATCCATAGGGGACCCCCGTTTCTATCCTAACCTCCCTCCCGGGAGATACAAGGTCGTCAAGGAGATCTGCGGCTGGCCGCGGGGATGCGTGAACGCGAGCATGGAGTTTGAGATAGCGGACTGA
- the fdhF gene encoding formate dehydrogenase subunit alpha, with protein MAEKLVPVVCAWCSVGCRLYIVNDNGYPKKIEFDYDHPGIPNKGKLCPKGVASFQYLRHPDRLRKPLKRAGERGEGKFVEISWEEAIKEIAQKLKEIKEKYGPEALAFLGTERISVEANYVLQKLARALGTNNVEHPGRFCQSTVFFAKQKILGNPFLTNPFEDITKTKAILIWGYNPAATSPVFFGQYVERAVLDNGAKLIVVDPRKTETAKFADIHLQPYPGTDLAVALAMLNVIIKNELYDKDFIAERVEGFEELAKKVEQYTPQWAEKISGVPAELIEKAAITFATAGKGALLQQMGSTQHANGTLLHMALAALIVICGYVGKEGVMSGAIPGAYNAMGVSMMGVDCDMLPGRVSVEDEEEVKRIEEIWGFKIPRKPGLTYFRIIEAINEGKVKALYIVGVNPAKGAPNSAFVREALKKAEFIVVQDVFPNETAQYADIVLPAAAWYEQEGTIMSFERRVQRSFKAADPPGDAKPDWQIIVEVARALGLGEYFNYSSVDDILREINRTVPILAGATPERLKENIEGCIFPCPDEKTETTRLFLDGFMTPDGKAHLIPVDYEPPGEVPDEEYPFWLTNFTLVGQFRTGVRSFRSKSLEKRWPEPFVMINVSDAAKLGIKTGDLVNVETRRGSLTARAEVTPNIREGVIAMPWHWDFNYLTADVLDKYVEMPELKTAACRISKVEG; from the coding sequence ATGGCAGAAAAACTTGTGCCTGTAGTCTGTGCTTGGTGTTCTGTTGGATGTAGGCTGTATATAGTAAACGACAATGGATACCCCAAGAAAATCGAGTTCGATTACGACCACCCGGGTATACCCAACAAGGGGAAGCTCTGTCCAAAGGGTGTTGCTTCGTTCCAGTATCTTAGACATCCAGACAGGCTCAGGAAGCCTCTTAAGAGGGCTGGTGAAAGGGGAGAGGGAAAGTTCGTTGAGATCAGCTGGGAAGAAGCGATTAAAGAAATTGCTCAAAAACTAAAAGAAATAAAAGAAAAATATGGTCCGGAGGCACTGGCTTTTTTGGGGACTGAAAGGATATCAGTGGAGGCAAATTATGTTCTGCAAAAGCTGGCCAGAGCACTGGGAACGAACAATGTGGAGCACCCCGGAAGATTCTGTCAGTCTACAGTGTTCTTTGCCAAGCAGAAGATACTCGGAAATCCATTTCTGACAAACCCGTTTGAGGACATAACGAAAACAAAAGCAATCTTGATTTGGGGTTATAACCCCGCAGCAACAAGTCCAGTGTTCTTTGGGCAGTATGTTGAAAGGGCCGTTCTGGACAATGGAGCCAAGTTAATTGTTGTTGACCCAAGGAAGACCGAAACTGCTAAGTTCGCCGACATCCACCTTCAGCCATATCCCGGAACTGATTTGGCAGTTGCTTTGGCAATGCTCAATGTGATAATAAAAAATGAATTGTACGACAAGGACTTCATCGCTGAGAGAGTTGAAGGTTTTGAAGAGCTGGCAAAGAAAGTTGAGCAGTACACCCCACAGTGGGCAGAAAAGATCAGCGGTGTTCCGGCAGAATTAATTGAAAAAGCTGCAATAACATTCGCAACTGCGGGAAAGGGAGCATTACTGCAGCAGATGGGTTCAACCCAGCATGCTAATGGTACTTTACTTCACATGGCACTGGCAGCCCTCATTGTTATCTGCGGGTACGTTGGAAAGGAGGGAGTGATGTCTGGGGCAATACCCGGTGCATACAACGCTATGGGAGTCTCAATGATGGGCGTTGATTGTGATATGCTGCCAGGAAGAGTCTCAGTGGAAGATGAAGAAGAAGTAAAGAGGATCGAAGAAATCTGGGGCTTCAAAATACCGAGAAAACCGGGGCTCACATACTTCAGGATAATAGAGGCCATCAACGAAGGAAAGGTTAAAGCGTTATACATAGTGGGGGTTAACCCTGCAAAAGGTGCTCCAAACTCGGCATTTGTCAGGGAAGCTCTGAAAAAAGCGGAGTTTATTGTGGTTCAGGATGTTTTCCCAAACGAGACTGCTCAGTATGCGGACATTGTTCTCCCCGCTGCAGCATGGTATGAGCAAGAAGGCACAATAATGAGTTTTGAAAGAAGAGTCCAGAGAAGTTTTAAAGCTGCAGACCCTCCTGGAGACGCCAAGCCAGATTGGCAGATAATAGTTGAAGTTGCTAGGGCATTGGGGCTTGGAGAGTACTTTAACTATTCGAGTGTAGATGATATACTGCGGGAAATAAATCGGACAGTTCCCATACTCGCAGGAGCCACTCCGGAGAGGCTTAAAGAGAATATTGAAGGCTGCATCTTCCCGTGCCCCGATGAAAAGACAGAGACTACGAGGCTGTTCCTTGATGGGTTCATGACTCCAGATGGGAAAGCTCATTTAATTCCAGTGGATTATGAGCCTCCTGGAGAAGTGCCTGACGAGGAGTATCCATTCTGGCTTACTAACTTCACGTTGGTTGGGCAGTTCCGTACTGGAGTCAGGAGTTTCAGGAGTAAGAGCCTCGAAAAGAGGTGGCCAGAGCCTTTCGTTATGATAAATGTGAGTGATGCGGCGAAGTTGGGCATCAAAACAGGGGATTTAGTAAATGTGGAGACGAGGAGGGGCTCACTAACTGCCAGAGCAGAGGTTACTCCAAATATCAGGGAGGGGGTAATAGCAATGCCCTGGCACTGGGACTTTAACTACTTGACTGCAGATGTGCTTGATAAGTACGTTGAGATGCCCGAGCTGAAGACGGCCGCATGTAGGATCTCCAAGGTTGAGGGGTGA
- a CDS encoding transcription factor S encodes MKFCPECGNLMLPDRKRKVWVCRKCGYEEPFDEEKDREKTRITQKVEHKPDEGIIVVEQDLATLPKVKITCPKCGNDEAYWWELQTRAGDEPSTIFYKCTKCGHVWRSYE; translated from the coding sequence ATGAAGTTCTGTCCAGAGTGCGGTAACCTTATGCTCCCGGATAGGAAGAGAAAGGTCTGGGTCTGCAGAAAGTGCGGTTATGAAGAGCCCTTCGACGAGGAGAAGGACAGGGAGAAGACAAGAATAACCCAGAAGGTCGAACACAAACCCGACGAGGGAATAATAGTCGTTGAGCAGGATCTGGCAACCCTTCCAAAGGTCAAGATAACCTGTCCGAAGTGCGGCAACGACGAGGCCTACTGGTGGGAGCTCCAGACGAGGGCCGGCGACGAGCCGAGCACGATATTCTACAAGTGCACCAAGTGTGGCCACGTATGGAGGTCCTACGAGTGA
- a CDS encoding hydrogenase 4 subunit D, with product MNGEIFLASVLLPFMLLLLYKMEGRTADTSAAIIIALALLINSYGLYAFFQTGAENVYHYFYVRVENLGEIFGLNVDVASVMMGFISILTGFLLVLYAADYMGPSNRQFPLESGKGKFYAFLGLLMGSTMTFIYSTNLVQFLVFLELMAIALLHLVNFYGNAKSNAIKAFLVLNLAVVLLLVAIALLSENQEFAKMEGINQFTKDTTFTIIIFAALAMSSQLFFYSWLPDTTIGPVPASAYIHSASIVPLGSFMLFRVIQYMNPGRNEFWLLGSLTVVLILLMMIYYPLQKDGKRLLAYSTIAQIGVAYITLAYALLGHKVGLQIALYQVVNHTLVKALAFMSIGTFAYAFGTTDLEKIRGTRHSLPWASVAWFLSFLGLAGILPLGLFFSKAFTIMSTRHAQGIASWLFPGVVLFDAAIFLVVVLLWFKEIFFGAPQPVSEIHESTLMKVVMITLVIIGMVSPWITLDVVMKIGFIG from the coding sequence GTGAACGGCGAAATATTCCTTGCATCGGTGTTGTTGCCCTTCATGCTACTTTTGCTCTACAAGATGGAAGGTAGAACTGCAGACACTTCTGCGGCAATAATAATTGCTCTTGCTCTGCTCATAAACAGCTACGGCCTCTATGCTTTTTTCCAGACTGGGGCAGAGAATGTCTACCACTACTTTTATGTCCGCGTGGAAAACCTTGGAGAGATCTTTGGCCTCAACGTTGACGTTGCCTCTGTTATGATGGGGTTTATCTCGATTCTAACAGGATTTTTACTCGTTCTCTATGCAGCAGACTACATGGGTCCATCAAACAGACAGTTCCCCCTTGAAAGTGGAAAAGGGAAGTTCTATGCTTTTCTCGGACTACTTATGGGTTCAACAATGACATTTATCTACAGCACAAACCTCGTTCAGTTCCTCGTCTTCCTTGAGCTCATGGCAATAGCTCTTCTCCACCTTGTGAATTTTTACGGAAATGCAAAGAGTAATGCCATCAAGGCGTTCCTTGTACTCAACCTTGCGGTTGTACTTCTTCTCGTTGCCATTGCACTCCTTAGTGAAAATCAGGAGTTTGCTAAGATGGAGGGCATTAATCAGTTTACCAAGGACACAACCTTCACAATCATAATATTTGCCGCGCTGGCGATGAGTTCACAGTTGTTCTTCTATTCTTGGTTGCCAGATACAACGATCGGTCCGGTTCCGGCATCTGCTTACATTCACTCTGCATCAATAGTTCCTCTTGGGAGCTTCATGCTTTTCAGGGTCATCCAGTACATGAACCCTGGCAGGAACGAGTTCTGGCTTTTAGGCTCACTCACCGTTGTCCTGATACTGCTCATGATGATCTACTATCCGCTCCAGAAGGATGGCAAGAGACTCTTAGCCTATTCTACGATAGCACAGATAGGCGTTGCTTACATAACCCTCGCATATGCACTTCTCGGCCACAAAGTTGGTCTGCAGATAGCGCTTTATCAGGTTGTCAATCACACTCTCGTTAAGGCCCTTGCATTCATGAGCATCGGAACCTTTGCCTACGCTTTTGGAACGACAGACCTCGAGAAGATCAGGGGAACAAGGCATAGCCTCCCATGGGCAAGTGTTGCCTGGTTTCTCAGCTTCCTTGGCCTTGCAGGTATCCTGCCCCTTGGTCTGTTCTTTAGCAAGGCATTCACAATCATGAGTACTAGACATGCCCAGGGTATTGCATCATGGCTCTTCCCTGGCGTTGTTCTCTTTGATGCGGCGATATTCCTTGTGGTTGTGCTCCTTTGGTTCAAGGAAATTTTCTTCGGTGCGCCACAACCAGTCAGCGAAATTCACGAATCAACGCTCATGAAGGTAGTAATGATAACACTGGTAATCATAGGCATGGTAAGTCCATGGATTACACTAGATGTTGTTATGAAGATAGGATTCATAGGGTGA
- the cobB gene encoding NAD-dependent protein deacetylase — MIEEAAKLLARSRFAIAFTGAGISAESGVPTFRGFNGLWKKHRPEELATPEAFRKDPHLVWSFYKWRMRLIMKARPNRAHYALAELEEMGILKAVITQNVDDLHREAGTKNLIELHGNIFRVRCTSCSYKENLKESGRLEEFLAQKDLPKCPNCGSLLRPDVVWFGEPLPRKSLDEAFKLAEKADLVLVIGTSGVVYPAAYIPQIVKETGGKVIEVNPEESGITPIADVFLRCPAGEAMEKLMERIKGLV; from the coding sequence ATGATAGAGGAAGCCGCAAAACTGCTCGCCCGCTCTAGGTTTGCCATAGCCTTTACCGGGGCTGGAATAAGCGCGGAGAGCGGTGTTCCAACCTTCAGGGGCTTCAACGGTCTCTGGAAGAAGCACAGGCCGGAGGAGCTGGCGACGCCAGAAGCCTTTAGGAAGGATCCTCACCTCGTCTGGAGCTTCTACAAGTGGAGAATGAGGCTCATAATGAAGGCCAGACCCAACAGGGCCCACTACGCTCTGGCTGAGCTCGAGGAGATGGGCATTTTGAAGGCTGTGATAACCCAGAACGTTGACGACCTCCACCGTGAGGCCGGCACAAAAAACCTCATCGAGCTCCACGGCAACATCTTCCGCGTTAGGTGTACCTCCTGTAGCTATAAGGAAAACCTCAAGGAGAGCGGTCGCCTGGAAGAGTTCCTGGCCCAGAAAGACCTGCCAAAGTGCCCAAACTGCGGTTCGCTTCTGAGGCCTGACGTGGTGTGGTTTGGCGAGCCGCTGCCGAGGAAATCTCTGGACGAGGCCTTTAAGCTCGCGGAGAAGGCAGACCTGGTTCTCGTGATTGGTACCAGCGGTGTTGTCTATCCCGCAGCGTACATCCCCCAGATAGTCAAGGAAACAGGGGGCAAAGTCATTGAGGTAAATCCCGAGGAGAGTGGGATTACGCCCATAGCTGACGTCTTCCTGCGCTGTCCGGCGGGTGAGGCAATGGAAAAGTTGATGGAAAGGATTAAGGGGCTGGTATGA
- a CDS encoding DsrE family protein: MESDKLKVVFHLDLDDTPTLMLALKFINNLFKDVGQENAEVAVLANAFAVKLFVKDSNTKFKEQLENLHNWGVKFYVCNNALNTHCIDKSAIFEFCEIVPAGITKLIELQKEGYAYVKT; encoded by the coding sequence ATGGAGAGTGATAAACTGAAGGTCGTTTTCCATCTGGATCTTGATGATACACCAACACTGATGCTGGCGTTAAAATTCATAAACAATCTTTTCAAGGACGTTGGACAAGAAAATGCTGAAGTTGCAGTTCTTGCCAATGCATTTGCTGTAAAACTCTTTGTCAAGGATTCCAACACGAAGTTCAAGGAGCAACTTGAAAATCTGCATAACTGGGGGGTTAAATTTTATGTCTGCAACAATGCACTAAATACACACTGCATTGACAAGTCCGCTATATTTGAATTCTGTGAAATAGTTCCGGCAGGAATAACAAAACTAATAGAACTTCAAAAGGAAGGCTACGCATATGTTAAGACATGA